One window of Triticum dicoccoides isolate Atlit2015 ecotype Zavitan chromosome 5A, WEW_v2.0, whole genome shotgun sequence genomic DNA carries:
- the LOC119302235 gene encoding acyltransferase-like protein At3g26840, chloroplastic isoform X4 yields MAATPSAFAPARPRLLSCRAPGRRPAQLPRWTASATRSGAPSSSMDATAKAGRRPGVREYVEAAREMARRPDGGPPRWFAPLECGGGGGERVPGAPTLLYLPGIDGVGLGLIQHHERLAKMFDMWCLHIPVQDRTTFQGLVEHVERTVKSESLRAPDRPVYLVGESVGACIALAVAARNRDVDLVLVLVNPGTSFHRSQLQSLSALLDLVPDPFHSSTPQLLNFLRGNFMKMLSRFDGAGKALLEATSGLLPSLMYLADIFPKESIVWKMKMLRTASSFVNSRLHAVKAQILVVAGGNDELLPSREEAERLHGTLKKCRIRHFRDNGHKILLEDGFDLATTIKGAGYYRRSRQTDYVLDYLPVTDDELEKAIDRDRLLNFATDPVMLSTLPDGKIVRGLAGLPREGPVLLVGYHMLMGFELGPLVTGVLRSTGIHIRGLAHPFMFNESSEQLIPDSSNYDIHRIMGAVPVTAVNFYKLLSEKQFVLLYPGGAREALHRKGEEYKLFWPEQSEFVRMASRFGAKIVPFGVVGEDDICDMLLDYNDLMKLPFYDILDKKLNEEGLKLRTDSTGEIKNQDMHPVVLTPKMPGRFYFIFGGPIETKGREKELRDKEKAQHLYLHVKSEVESCIKYLKEKREEDPYRSILPRLLYQAAHGSDVEIPTFEP; encoded by the exons ATGGCTGCCACGCCGTCGGCCTTCGCCCCGGCGCGCCCGCGTCTCCTCTCCTGCCGTGCGCCGGGCAGGAGGCCGGCGCAGCTACCGCGGTGGACCGCGTCCGCCACCAGGAGCGGAGCGCCATCGTCGTCGATGGACGCGACGGCGAAGGCCGGGAGGAGGCCAGGGGTGAGGGAGTACGTGGAGGCGGCGCGGGAGATGGCGCGGCGGCCGGACGGCGGGCCGCCCAGGTGGTTCGCGCCGctcgagtgcggcggcggcggcggcgagcgcgtcCCCGGCGCGCCGACGCTGCTCTACTTGCCCG GAATCGATGGAGTTGGATTAGGGCTGATCCAGCACCACGAGAGATTAGCAAA GATGTTCGACATGTGGTGCTTGCATATACCCGTCCAAGACCGTACCACCTTCCAAG GACTTGTTGAGCACGTAGAGAGGACAGTGAAATCAGAGAGCTTAAGGGCACCGGACAGGCCAGTCTATCTTGTTGGAGAATCCGTCGGAGCGTGCATTGCTCTTGCGGTGGCGGCGCGGAACCGAGACGTCGATTTGGTGCTGGTCCTAGTCAACCCAG GGACATCTTTCCACAGGTCACAGCTGCAGTCTCTCTCGGCACTCCTAGATTTGGTCCCTGATCCCTTCCATTCGAGCACTCCACAACTCCTAAATTTTCTCAGAG gcaacttcatgaagatgtTGTCGAGATTTGATGGAGCTGGTAAGGCATTATTGGAGGCCACCAGTGGTTTGTTGCCTTCTCTCATG TATTTGGCTGATATTTTCCCAAAGGAATCCATTGTTTGGAAGATGAAAATGTTGAGGACAGCGTCGTCGTTTGTCAATTCTCGCTTACATGCAGTCAAAGCCCAGATCCTGGTGGTCGCTGG TGGAAATGATGAACTTCTGCCAAGCCGTGAAGAGGCTGAAAGGCTACATGGCACACTGAAGAAATGCAGAATCCGTCACTTCAGGGATAATGGCCACAAAATCTTGTTG GAAGATGGATTTGATCTGGCAACAACCATTAAAGGAGCCGGATACTACCGCCGCTCCAGGCAGACAGACTATGTTTTAGACTATCTACCGGTGACCGATGATGAACTCGAAAAGGCGATCGACCGTGACAG GCTCCTGAATTTTGCCACTGACCCAGTGATGCTATCGACACTGCCTGATGGGAAGATAGTGAGGGGACTGGCAGGGCTGCCAAGGGAGGGCCCTGTCTTGCTTGTTGGGTACCACATGCTCATGGGGTTTGAGCTTGGACCCCTGGTAACAGGAGTTCTGAGGAGTACTGGAATCCACATCCGCGGGTTAGCGCATCCATTCATGTTCAACGAGAGTTCAGAGCAGCTCATACCGGATTCGTCGAACTACGACATCCACCGGATCATGGGTGCGGTGCCTGTTACGGCAGTGAACTTTTACAAGCTCCTTTCAGAGAAGCAATTTGTTTTGCTGTATCCAGGAGGCGCGCGTGAAGCTCTTCATAGGAAG GGCGAGGAATACAAGCTATTTTGGCCTGAGCAGTCTGAATTTGTGCGGATGGCATCAAGGTTTGGAGCAAAAATAGTACCATTTGGAGTGGTTGGAGaagatgatatatgtgat ATGTTGTTAGACTACAACGATCTTATGAAGCTCCCATTTTACGACATCCTTGACAAGAAGCTAAATGAAGAGGGGCTAAAGCTAAG GACTGATTCTACGGGAGAGATAAAGAATCAAGATATGCATCCTGTAGTGCTGACGCCAAAAATGCCAGGAAGGTTTTACTTCATCTTTGGGGGGCCTATTGAAACAAAAG ggagggagaaggagctaagagacaaagagaaggcccagcaCCTCTATTTGCATGTCAAATCTGAAGTGGAGAGCTGCATCAAGTATCTGAAGGAGAAGAGAGAGGAGGATCCCTACAGGAGCATACTGCCCAGGCTTCTATATCAGGCAGCTCATGGTTCGGATGTAGAAATACCCACATTTGAACCCTGA
- the LOC119302235 gene encoding acyltransferase-like protein At3g26840, chloroplastic isoform X3, protein MAATPSAFAPARPRLLSCRAPGRRPAQLPRWTASATRSGAPSSSMDATAKAGRRPGVREYVEAAREMARRPDGGPPRWFAPLECGGGGGERVPGAPTLLYLPGIDGVGLGLIQHHERLAKMFDMWCLHIPVQDRTTFQGLVEHVERTVKSESLRAPDRPVYLVGESVGACIALAVAARNRDVDLVLVLVNPGTSFHRSQLQSLSALLDLVPDPFHSSTPQLLNFLRGNFMKMLSRFDGAGKALLEATSGLLPSLMYLADIFPKESIVWKMKMLRTASSFVNSRLHAVKAQILVVAGGNDELLPSREEAERLHGTLKKCRIRHFRDNGHKILLEDGFDLATTIKGAGYYRRSRQTDYVLDYLPVTDDELEKAIDRDRLLNFATDPVMLSTLPDGKIVRGLAGLPREGPVLLVGYHMLMGFELGPLVTGVLRSTGIHIRGLAHPFMFNESSEQLIPDSSNYDIHRIMGAVPVTAVNFYKLLSEKQFVLLYPGGAREALHRKVRIWYREHNISLETVKTSIVLEGDSCLQGEEYKLFWPEQSEFVRMASRFGAKIVPFGVVGEDDICDMLLDYNDLMKLPFYDILDKKLNEEGLKLRTDSTGEIKNQDMHPVVLTPKMPGRFYFIFGGPIETKGREKELRDKEKAQHLYLHVKSEVESCIKYLKEKREEDPYRSILPRLLYQAAHGSDVEIPTFEP, encoded by the exons ATGGCTGCCACGCCGTCGGCCTTCGCCCCGGCGCGCCCGCGTCTCCTCTCCTGCCGTGCGCCGGGCAGGAGGCCGGCGCAGCTACCGCGGTGGACCGCGTCCGCCACCAGGAGCGGAGCGCCATCGTCGTCGATGGACGCGACGGCGAAGGCCGGGAGGAGGCCAGGGGTGAGGGAGTACGTGGAGGCGGCGCGGGAGATGGCGCGGCGGCCGGACGGCGGGCCGCCCAGGTGGTTCGCGCCGctcgagtgcggcggcggcggcggcgagcgcgtcCCCGGCGCGCCGACGCTGCTCTACTTGCCCG GAATCGATGGAGTTGGATTAGGGCTGATCCAGCACCACGAGAGATTAGCAAA GATGTTCGACATGTGGTGCTTGCATATACCCGTCCAAGACCGTACCACCTTCCAAG GACTTGTTGAGCACGTAGAGAGGACAGTGAAATCAGAGAGCTTAAGGGCACCGGACAGGCCAGTCTATCTTGTTGGAGAATCCGTCGGAGCGTGCATTGCTCTTGCGGTGGCGGCGCGGAACCGAGACGTCGATTTGGTGCTGGTCCTAGTCAACCCAG GGACATCTTTCCACAGGTCACAGCTGCAGTCTCTCTCGGCACTCCTAGATTTGGTCCCTGATCCCTTCCATTCGAGCACTCCACAACTCCTAAATTTTCTCAGAG gcaacttcatgaagatgtTGTCGAGATTTGATGGAGCTGGTAAGGCATTATTGGAGGCCACCAGTGGTTTGTTGCCTTCTCTCATG TATTTGGCTGATATTTTCCCAAAGGAATCCATTGTTTGGAAGATGAAAATGTTGAGGACAGCGTCGTCGTTTGTCAATTCTCGCTTACATGCAGTCAAAGCCCAGATCCTGGTGGTCGCTGG TGGAAATGATGAACTTCTGCCAAGCCGTGAAGAGGCTGAAAGGCTACATGGCACACTGAAGAAATGCAGAATCCGTCACTTCAGGGATAATGGCCACAAAATCTTGTTG GAAGATGGATTTGATCTGGCAACAACCATTAAAGGAGCCGGATACTACCGCCGCTCCAGGCAGACAGACTATGTTTTAGACTATCTACCGGTGACCGATGATGAACTCGAAAAGGCGATCGACCGTGACAG GCTCCTGAATTTTGCCACTGACCCAGTGATGCTATCGACACTGCCTGATGGGAAGATAGTGAGGGGACTGGCAGGGCTGCCAAGGGAGGGCCCTGTCTTGCTTGTTGGGTACCACATGCTCATGGGGTTTGAGCTTGGACCCCTGGTAACAGGAGTTCTGAGGAGTACTGGAATCCACATCCGCGGGTTAGCGCATCCATTCATGTTCAACGAGAGTTCAGAGCAGCTCATACCGGATTCGTCGAACTACGACATCCACCGGATCATGGGTGCGGTGCCTGTTACGGCAGTGAACTTTTACAAGCTCCTTTCAGAGAAGCAATTTGTTTTGCTGTATCCAGGAGGCGCGCGTGAAGCTCTTCATAGGAAGGTAAGAATTTGGTATAGAGAGCATAATATATCTTTGGAGACAGTAAAAACATCGATTGTTCTGGAAGGTGACAGTTGTTTACAGGGCGAGGAATACAAGCTATTTTGGCCTGAGCAGTCTGAATTTGTGCGGATGGCATCAAGGTTTGGAGCAAAAATAGTACCATTTGGAGTGGTTGGAGaagatgatatatgtgat ATGTTGTTAGACTACAACGATCTTATGAAGCTCCCATTTTACGACATCCTTGACAAGAAGCTAAATGAAGAGGGGCTAAAGCTAAG GACTGATTCTACGGGAGAGATAAAGAATCAAGATATGCATCCTGTAGTGCTGACGCCAAAAATGCCAGGAAGGTTTTACTTCATCTTTGGGGGGCCTATTGAAACAAAAG ggagggagaaggagctaagagacaaagagaaggcccagcaCCTCTATTTGCATGTCAAATCTGAAGTGGAGAGCTGCATCAAGTATCTGAAGGAGAAGAGAGAGGAGGATCCCTACAGGAGCATACTGCCCAGGCTTCTATATCAGGCAGCTCATGGTTCGGATGTAGAAATACCCACATTTGAACCCTGA
- the LOC119302235 gene encoding acyltransferase-like protein At1g54570, chloroplastic isoform X1, producing MAATPSAFAPARPRLLSCRAPGRRPAQLPRWTASATRSGAPSSSMDATAKAGRRPGVREYVEAAREMARRPDGGPPRWFAPLECGGGGGERVPGAPTLLYLPGIDGVGLGLIQHHERLAKMFDMWCLHIPVQDRTTFQGLVEHVERTVKSESLRAPDRPVYLVGESVGACIALAVAARNRDVDLVLVLVNPGTSFHRSQLQSLSALLDLVPDPFHSSTPQLLNFLRGNFMKMLSRFDGAGKALLEATSGLLPSLMVSCKISRKLILHKSLCAAVSMMLFFFLQYLADIFPKESIVWKMKMLRTASSFVNSRLHAVKAQILVVAGGNDELLPSREEAERLHGTLKKCRIRHFRDNGHKILLEDGFDLATTIKGAGYYRRSRQTDYVLDYLPVTDDELEKAIDRDRLLNFATDPVMLSTLPDGKIVRGLAGLPREGPVLLVGYHMLMGFELGPLVTGVLRSTGIHIRGLAHPFMFNESSEQLIPDSSNYDIHRIMGAVPVTAVNFYKLLSEKQFVLLYPGGAREALHRKVRIWYREHNISLETVKTSIVLEGDSCLQGEEYKLFWPEQSEFVRMASRFGAKIVPFGVVGEDDICDMLLDYNDLMKLPFYDILDKKLNEEGLKLRTDSTGEIKNQDMHPVVLTPKMPGRFYFIFGGPIETKGREKELRDKEKAQHLYLHVKSEVESCIKYLKEKREEDPYRSILPRLLYQAAHGSDVEIPTFEP from the exons ATGGCTGCCACGCCGTCGGCCTTCGCCCCGGCGCGCCCGCGTCTCCTCTCCTGCCGTGCGCCGGGCAGGAGGCCGGCGCAGCTACCGCGGTGGACCGCGTCCGCCACCAGGAGCGGAGCGCCATCGTCGTCGATGGACGCGACGGCGAAGGCCGGGAGGAGGCCAGGGGTGAGGGAGTACGTGGAGGCGGCGCGGGAGATGGCGCGGCGGCCGGACGGCGGGCCGCCCAGGTGGTTCGCGCCGctcgagtgcggcggcggcggcggcgagcgcgtcCCCGGCGCGCCGACGCTGCTCTACTTGCCCG GAATCGATGGAGTTGGATTAGGGCTGATCCAGCACCACGAGAGATTAGCAAA GATGTTCGACATGTGGTGCTTGCATATACCCGTCCAAGACCGTACCACCTTCCAAG GACTTGTTGAGCACGTAGAGAGGACAGTGAAATCAGAGAGCTTAAGGGCACCGGACAGGCCAGTCTATCTTGTTGGAGAATCCGTCGGAGCGTGCATTGCTCTTGCGGTGGCGGCGCGGAACCGAGACGTCGATTTGGTGCTGGTCCTAGTCAACCCAG GGACATCTTTCCACAGGTCACAGCTGCAGTCTCTCTCGGCACTCCTAGATTTGGTCCCTGATCCCTTCCATTCGAGCACTCCACAACTCCTAAATTTTCTCAGAG gcaacttcatgaagatgtTGTCGAGATTTGATGGAGCTGGTAAGGCATTATTGGAGGCCACCAGTGGTTTGTTGCCTTCTCTCATGGTGAGTTGCAAAATATCGAGGAAACTGATTCTCCATAAATCTCTGTGTGCCGCAGTCTCAATGATGCTTTTCTTCTTTCTGCAGTATTTGGCTGATATTTTCCCAAAGGAATCCATTGTTTGGAAGATGAAAATGTTGAGGACAGCGTCGTCGTTTGTCAATTCTCGCTTACATGCAGTCAAAGCCCAGATCCTGGTGGTCGCTGG TGGAAATGATGAACTTCTGCCAAGCCGTGAAGAGGCTGAAAGGCTACATGGCACACTGAAGAAATGCAGAATCCGTCACTTCAGGGATAATGGCCACAAAATCTTGTTG GAAGATGGATTTGATCTGGCAACAACCATTAAAGGAGCCGGATACTACCGCCGCTCCAGGCAGACAGACTATGTTTTAGACTATCTACCGGTGACCGATGATGAACTCGAAAAGGCGATCGACCGTGACAG GCTCCTGAATTTTGCCACTGACCCAGTGATGCTATCGACACTGCCTGATGGGAAGATAGTGAGGGGACTGGCAGGGCTGCCAAGGGAGGGCCCTGTCTTGCTTGTTGGGTACCACATGCTCATGGGGTTTGAGCTTGGACCCCTGGTAACAGGAGTTCTGAGGAGTACTGGAATCCACATCCGCGGGTTAGCGCATCCATTCATGTTCAACGAGAGTTCAGAGCAGCTCATACCGGATTCGTCGAACTACGACATCCACCGGATCATGGGTGCGGTGCCTGTTACGGCAGTGAACTTTTACAAGCTCCTTTCAGAGAAGCAATTTGTTTTGCTGTATCCAGGAGGCGCGCGTGAAGCTCTTCATAGGAAGGTAAGAATTTGGTATAGAGAGCATAATATATCTTTGGAGACAGTAAAAACATCGATTGTTCTGGAAGGTGACAGTTGTTTACAGGGCGAGGAATACAAGCTATTTTGGCCTGAGCAGTCTGAATTTGTGCGGATGGCATCAAGGTTTGGAGCAAAAATAGTACCATTTGGAGTGGTTGGAGaagatgatatatgtgat ATGTTGTTAGACTACAACGATCTTATGAAGCTCCCATTTTACGACATCCTTGACAAGAAGCTAAATGAAGAGGGGCTAAAGCTAAG GACTGATTCTACGGGAGAGATAAAGAATCAAGATATGCATCCTGTAGTGCTGACGCCAAAAATGCCAGGAAGGTTTTACTTCATCTTTGGGGGGCCTATTGAAACAAAAG ggagggagaaggagctaagagacaaagagaaggcccagcaCCTCTATTTGCATGTCAAATCTGAAGTGGAGAGCTGCATCAAGTATCTGAAGGAGAAGAGAGAGGAGGATCCCTACAGGAGCATACTGCCCAGGCTTCTATATCAGGCAGCTCATGGTTCGGATGTAGAAATACCCACATTTGAACCCTGA
- the LOC119302235 gene encoding acyltransferase-like protein At1g54570, chloroplastic isoform X2, whose product MAATPSAFAPARPRLLSCRAPGRRPAQLPRWTASATRSGAPSSSMDATAKAGRRPGVREYVEAAREMARRPDGGPPRWFAPLECGGGGGERVPGAPTLLYLPGIDGVGLGLIQHHERLAKMFDMWCLHIPVQDRTTFQGLVEHVERTVKSESLRAPDRPVYLVGESVGACIALAVAARNRDVDLVLVLVNPGTSFHRSQLQSLSALLDLVPDPFHSSTPQLLNFLRGNFMKMLSRFDGAGKALLEATSGLLPSLMVSCKISRKLILHKSLCAAVSMMLFFFLQYLADIFPKESIVWKMKMLRTASSFVNSRLHAVKAQILVVAGGNDELLPSREEAERLHGTLKKCRIRHFRDNGHKILLEDGFDLATTIKGAGYYRRSRQTDYVLDYLPVTDDELEKAIDRDRLLNFATDPVMLSTLPDGKIVRGLAGLPREGPVLLVGYHMLMGFELGPLVTGVLRSTGIHIRGLAHPFMFNESSEQLIPDSSNYDIHRIMGAVPVTAVNFYKLLSEKQFVLLYPGGAREALHRKGEEYKLFWPEQSEFVRMASRFGAKIVPFGVVGEDDICDMLLDYNDLMKLPFYDILDKKLNEEGLKLRTDSTGEIKNQDMHPVVLTPKMPGRFYFIFGGPIETKGREKELRDKEKAQHLYLHVKSEVESCIKYLKEKREEDPYRSILPRLLYQAAHGSDVEIPTFEP is encoded by the exons ATGGCTGCCACGCCGTCGGCCTTCGCCCCGGCGCGCCCGCGTCTCCTCTCCTGCCGTGCGCCGGGCAGGAGGCCGGCGCAGCTACCGCGGTGGACCGCGTCCGCCACCAGGAGCGGAGCGCCATCGTCGTCGATGGACGCGACGGCGAAGGCCGGGAGGAGGCCAGGGGTGAGGGAGTACGTGGAGGCGGCGCGGGAGATGGCGCGGCGGCCGGACGGCGGGCCGCCCAGGTGGTTCGCGCCGctcgagtgcggcggcggcggcggcgagcgcgtcCCCGGCGCGCCGACGCTGCTCTACTTGCCCG GAATCGATGGAGTTGGATTAGGGCTGATCCAGCACCACGAGAGATTAGCAAA GATGTTCGACATGTGGTGCTTGCATATACCCGTCCAAGACCGTACCACCTTCCAAG GACTTGTTGAGCACGTAGAGAGGACAGTGAAATCAGAGAGCTTAAGGGCACCGGACAGGCCAGTCTATCTTGTTGGAGAATCCGTCGGAGCGTGCATTGCTCTTGCGGTGGCGGCGCGGAACCGAGACGTCGATTTGGTGCTGGTCCTAGTCAACCCAG GGACATCTTTCCACAGGTCACAGCTGCAGTCTCTCTCGGCACTCCTAGATTTGGTCCCTGATCCCTTCCATTCGAGCACTCCACAACTCCTAAATTTTCTCAGAG gcaacttcatgaagatgtTGTCGAGATTTGATGGAGCTGGTAAGGCATTATTGGAGGCCACCAGTGGTTTGTTGCCTTCTCTCATGGTGAGTTGCAAAATATCGAGGAAACTGATTCTCCATAAATCTCTGTGTGCCGCAGTCTCAATGATGCTTTTCTTCTTTCTGCAGTATTTGGCTGATATTTTCCCAAAGGAATCCATTGTTTGGAAGATGAAAATGTTGAGGACAGCGTCGTCGTTTGTCAATTCTCGCTTACATGCAGTCAAAGCCCAGATCCTGGTGGTCGCTGG TGGAAATGATGAACTTCTGCCAAGCCGTGAAGAGGCTGAAAGGCTACATGGCACACTGAAGAAATGCAGAATCCGTCACTTCAGGGATAATGGCCACAAAATCTTGTTG GAAGATGGATTTGATCTGGCAACAACCATTAAAGGAGCCGGATACTACCGCCGCTCCAGGCAGACAGACTATGTTTTAGACTATCTACCGGTGACCGATGATGAACTCGAAAAGGCGATCGACCGTGACAG GCTCCTGAATTTTGCCACTGACCCAGTGATGCTATCGACACTGCCTGATGGGAAGATAGTGAGGGGACTGGCAGGGCTGCCAAGGGAGGGCCCTGTCTTGCTTGTTGGGTACCACATGCTCATGGGGTTTGAGCTTGGACCCCTGGTAACAGGAGTTCTGAGGAGTACTGGAATCCACATCCGCGGGTTAGCGCATCCATTCATGTTCAACGAGAGTTCAGAGCAGCTCATACCGGATTCGTCGAACTACGACATCCACCGGATCATGGGTGCGGTGCCTGTTACGGCAGTGAACTTTTACAAGCTCCTTTCAGAGAAGCAATTTGTTTTGCTGTATCCAGGAGGCGCGCGTGAAGCTCTTCATAGGAAG GGCGAGGAATACAAGCTATTTTGGCCTGAGCAGTCTGAATTTGTGCGGATGGCATCAAGGTTTGGAGCAAAAATAGTACCATTTGGAGTGGTTGGAGaagatgatatatgtgat ATGTTGTTAGACTACAACGATCTTATGAAGCTCCCATTTTACGACATCCTTGACAAGAAGCTAAATGAAGAGGGGCTAAAGCTAAG GACTGATTCTACGGGAGAGATAAAGAATCAAGATATGCATCCTGTAGTGCTGACGCCAAAAATGCCAGGAAGGTTTTACTTCATCTTTGGGGGGCCTATTGAAACAAAAG ggagggagaaggagctaagagacaaagagaaggcccagcaCCTCTATTTGCATGTCAAATCTGAAGTGGAGAGCTGCATCAAGTATCTGAAGGAGAAGAGAGAGGAGGATCCCTACAGGAGCATACTGCCCAGGCTTCTATATCAGGCAGCTCATGGTTCGGATGTAGAAATACCCACATTTGAACCCTGA
- the LOC119302237 gene encoding acyltransferase-like protein At1g54570, chloroplastic, which translates to MAGATAATPSAFTPAAPRLLPRRASPGSRRKATSLPRWAASASTSKSRAPRPRPASPASLSLDATAAAGRRSGVREYVEASREMARRPDGGPPRWFAPLGCDAGERVPGAPTLLYLPGTDGVGLGLIRHHDRLAKMFDMWCLHIPVQDRTTFQGLVEYVERTVRSERSRAPDRPIYLVGESIGACIALAVAARNRDVDLVLVLVNPGTSFHRSQLQSLLALLDLVPDPFHLSTPQFLNFLTGNFMKMSSGIDGADQALSEVTSALLPSLMYLADILPKESIVWKMKMLTTGASYVNSRLHAVKAQTLVVASGNDELLPSRDKAERLRATLKNCRIRHFRDNGHKILLEDGFDLATSIKGSTYYRRSRQPDFVSDYLPPTPDELEKAIDHDRFLNFATDPVMLSTLTDGRIVRGLAGLPREGPVLFVGYHMLMGFELGPLVTGVLKSTGIHIRGLAHPFLFNESSEQLLPDTSYFDLPRIMGAVPVTGVNFYKLLSEKQFVLLFPGGAREALHRKGEEYKLFWPEQSEFVRMASRFGATIVPFGVVGEDDICDMLLDYNYLVKLPFYDAIDKKINEGGLRKLRTDSTGEIKNQDMHPVVLTPKVPGRFYFIFGKPIETRGREKELRDKEKAQHLYLHVKSEVESCIEYLKEKREEDPYRSILPRLLYQATHGSDAEIPTFKP; encoded by the exons ATGGCCGGCGCCACCGCGGCCACGCCGTCAGCCTTCACGCCGGCGGCCCCGCGTCTCCTCCCACGTCGGGCGTCGCCAGGTTCACGCAGAAAGGCAACGTCGCTGCCGCGGTGGGCCGCGTCCGCGTCCACATCCAAGAGCCGAGCGCCGAGGCCGCGGCCCGCGTCGCCGGCGTCGTTGTCGCTGGACGCGACGGCCGCGGCGGGGAGGAGATCAGGGGTGAGGGAGTACGTGGAGGCGTCGCGGGAGATGGCGCGGCGGCCGGACGGCGGGCCGCCGAGGTGGTTCGCGCCGCTCGGGTGCGATGCCGGCGAGCGCGTCCCCGGCGCGCCGACGCTGCTCTACTTGCccg GAACCGATGGAGTTGGGTTAGGGCTCATCCGGCACCACGACAGATTAGCAAA AATGTTCGACATGTGGTGCTTGCATATACCCGTCCAAGACCGCACGACCTTCCAAG GTCTTGTTGAGTACGTGGAGAGGACAGTGAGATCAGAGAGGTCACGGGCACCGGACAGACCAATCTATCTGGTTGGAGAATCCATTGGAGCATGCATTGCTCTCGCCGTGGCGGCACGGAACCGAGACGTCGATTTGGTACTGGTCCTAGTCAACCCAG GGACATCTTTCCACAGGTCACAGCTGCAGTCTCTCTTAGCACTCCTAGATTTGGTCCCTGATCCATTCCATTTAAGCACTCCACAGTTCCTAAATTTCCTCACAG gcaacttcatgaagatgtCATCAGGAATTGATGGAGCTGATCAGGCATTATCGGAGGTCACCAGTGCTTTGCTTCCTTCTCTCATG TACTTGGCTGATATTCTGCCGAAGGAATCCATTGTGTGGAAGATGAAAATGTTGACGACGGGGGCATCATATGTCAATTCTCGCTTACATGCAGTCAAAGCCCAGACCCTGGTGGTTGCTAG TGGAAATGATGAACTGCTGCCAAGCCGCGACAAGGCTGAAAGGCTACGTGCCACGCTAAAGAACTGCAGAATCCGTCACTTCAGGGACAATGGCCACAAAATCTTGTTG GAAGATGGATTTGATCTAGCGACAAGCATTAAAGGATCTACATACTATCGCCGCTCCAGGCAGCCAGACTTTGTTTCAGACTATCTACCGCCAACTCCTGATGAGCTAGAAAAGGCGATTGATCACGACAG GTTCCTGAATTTTGCCACCGACCCGGTGATGCTATCAACACTGACTGATGGGAGGATAGTGAGGGGACTAGCAGGGCTGCCAAGGGAGGGGCCTGTCCTGTTCGTTGGGTACCACATGCTCATGGGGTTTGAGCTTGGACCCTTGGTCACAGGAGTGCTGAAAAGCACTGGAATCCACATCCGCGGCTTAGCGCATCCATTCTTGTTCAACGAGAGTTCAGAGCAGCTCCTGCCGGATACGTCGTACTTCGATCTCCCCCGGATCATGGGTGCGGTGCCTGTCACCGGGGTGAACTTTTACAAGCTCCTTTCAGAGAAGCAGTTCGTGCTGCTGTTCCCGGGAGGCGCGCGTGAAGCTCTTCATAGGAAG GGGGAGGAATACAAGCTGTTTTGGCCTGAGCAGTCTGAGTTCGTGCGGATGGCATCAAGGTTTGGAGCAACAATAGTACCATTTGGTGTGGTTGGAGaagatgatatatgtgat ATGTTGTTAGACTACAACTATCTTGTGAAGCTCCCATTTTATGACGCCATTGACAAGAAGATAAATGAAGGTGGCCTAAGAAAGCTAAG GACTGATTCTACGGGGGAGATAAAAAACCAAGATATGCATCCTGTAGTGCTTACGCCAAAAGTGCCAGGGAGGTTTTACTTCATCTTTGGGAAGCCCATTGAAACAAGAG ggagggagaaggagctaagagacaaagagaaggcccagcaCCTGTATTTGCATGTCAAATCTGAAGTGGAGAGCTGCATCGAGTATCTGAAGGAGAAGAGAGAGGAGGATCCCTACAGGAGCATACTGCCCAGGCTTCTGTATCAGGCAACTCATGGTTCTGATGCAGAAATACCCACATTTAAACCCTGA